Proteins encoded together in one Shewanella oneidensis MR-1 window:
- a CDS encoding BLUF domain-containing protein, which translates to MLFELLYTSIAPAGLSDTELLSILEKARAKNQALDITGMLVYHNREIMQILEGEELKVRGLFQTIFQDERHTSVEVFYQGNIDHRAFSEWSMAFKLLDENTVKKMLIGYENFNPAKSPISMIASSPNRGKKTFLKLRDSL; encoded by the coding sequence ATGCTATTTGAATTACTTTATACGAGTATCGCACCGGCAGGTTTATCAGATACTGAACTTTTAAGCATTTTAGAAAAAGCCAGAGCAAAAAACCAAGCCTTAGATATAACAGGGATGCTGGTCTATCATAATCGGGAGATAATGCAAATTCTTGAGGGTGAAGAACTAAAGGTCAGGGGGCTTTTTCAAACTATTTTTCAGGACGAAAGGCATACTAGTGTCGAAGTTTTTTACCAGGGGAATATTGATCATAGGGCATTTTCTGAATGGTCTATGGCATTTAAACTGCTCGATGAGAACACAGTCAAAAAAATGTTAATTGGGTATGAAAATTTCAACCCCGCTAAATCCCCCATCAGTATGATTGCAAGCAGTCCAAATCGAGGTAAGAAAACCTTTCTGAAATTGCGAGATTCGCTGTAA